The genomic segment AATCTTTTTGTACACACACTCCTAGGAAATATATATACAAAAAAACAAAACGAATTTTGAAACTTCAATCAAGAACAGATTGAATCCTCTTTCGTTCTTCGGCGATTCTTATAATAGCTTCCTCTATTTTTTTCTGAAACAAAATGGGATTCGATAACGTCAAATAAGATCCATCGTATCCCATTAGCCCCAAGGCCTTCGAAGTCATAGTGGAAATGAAGATTCTAAAAAGTTCCCGTTTTTGTTCATTGATAAACCACATGGAAGCAGTTCTCGAGGATTTAGCATAATCCCCACCAAACAACCTCATTTGATGATACTCGGCTAATGAAGCAATTCGATCCACTTCGTCGATTAATTCTGTAACTTCCTCTTGGACATTCAATTGATTAGTTTTATCAAAACGTTTTGATTTAGAAATCATTGAAATTCGATTAGTAATCGCAAGTAAGGTGTCTAAATAAACTAATGTTTTTTTGATTAGGAAGGTTTGTTTTTGAAAAGTCGTTTTTGTAGGTTGTGACTGGTATAACCTTTCTAATGCATTTGTTGTTAAAGAAATAAATTTTAATCTGGAATCAATTGTATACTCAGAATTTCTTTTTAATTTTATCAAAAAAGATGTATATGCTTTAGTATCAATTCGAAGTAAAATTTCATTTTGTCCCAAATTTGTATCTACATATTTATCACCCCATTGAGATATCTCTTTTCTTATCTTCAATATTTGTTTTTGGATGATAGATTCTCTTTGTGGATCAACCGACTGAATTAGGTTATATGGTAGTTTCATCAATTCCTCATGGAAAATATAACTTACGTTCTTTTTGCAATGTTCGGATTGCATCCTCTAAAACAGGAAGAGCATGACTGGCAGTATTCGCAGTTGATACAGTCAAAATACCACCAAAATCGTTTGCCAATTTTAATCTCTTACATACATCTTTACCTCCGCCAGCGGCCGAGGATATCTGATCAATCACGCGTATGAGTGAGGAAACTGTCATTTGTTGGTTTTGTCTATCAAGTGGGTGGTAAACCCCACTTTGCATATGAAACGCTCTTTCTTTTATACTTTTAATCGCAGACTCTAAAGATATGGACCGAACCCAAAAGTAATCATCCTTGGTTTTGATTTTCTTTTTTTGGATTTTTGTTCTTTGGATTTTTTCAAATTCGTTCTGTACGAACTCTAAATAATAAAACCGAACAGAATATTGGTGTAATTTTGCGCTAAAATAAACCATTTTCTCAATGAGTCTATCAGTGAATTCCAAAATCTCCGAAACAACAGACTGATTGTAATCGGTTGTATTGCCTGAATTTTCAAAGGACTTCCATACCTCTTCAATATCTATAGGATACGAATCGATAAGAATGGATTCCGTTTTTTCTTGGCCGAACCAAGGAACTAAAAAAGATACTTGGTTGGAATTCCAATCTGAAATTTCACCAGTTCCTCTAAAAAACTGAGGTTTATCACCGATTGCAAATCTATTACCGAAAGATAGGATACTATTTTGAATTTGGATTGAATCGGCTTCTAATTCTTCCCTTCCATAAAACTCCAGCCCAAATTGAAGGCATAAATTTTGCCAGACTCTGACCAATGTGACCACAAGTTTGTGTGCCACCTCACAACGAATAGATGCAGAATATAATTGCTTATAGTTTGAGACTTTCGTGTTTTCTTCAAAAGGAAAACGTGTTTTCAATTCTTCGGTGAAGAGATTTAGAAAAAAATCTAGTTCCATCCCGGTTTGGTAAATTTTGGAAACTATCGAAGTGATGATTTCTTCGGTCTGAGCCATAGGGTAGATAGGAAAAAAGTTCAATCCAAATTTTGATGGCGAAGTAACATCTTTGGTTGGCTCACCTCCCACTTGCGAACGAATCCCAGCAATCAAAAGAGCAGTAAAGGATAGTTTTTTAATAAACTCAATCCGTAACATAGCTAATACGTATTAATCTTTATTAAAACATTCAAGACAATAAAAACAAACAATGGGGGTTTTTTTCATAATTTATAAACAATAATAAAACCTATCGAATTTCTTTGTTTGAACCACCGCCCGTTTCCCTGCTAAAGTTTGCCATACAACTAACTATCCAAAGATTGACCTCTGCGGAACCTTTCCATTTCTCCACTTGCAATTTCTTATTTATCTTTTATACTCTTCTTATGAATGTAGCAGATACCGAAATCAAATCGCTTCTTGAGACCTACCAAAAGATTACAGTGTATGGACTCAGCAATGATCCATCCAAACCAAGCCATTATGTTCCAGTCTACATTCGAGACAAAGGATGGGAAGTCGTTGGAACGTATCCCAAAGAACACAGCGTAGGTGGATTTACTATCTATCCTAGTTTAAAGGATGTCCCCAAGGAAGACCGGAAATTTATCGATGTGTTTCGAAGTTCTGATAAAATTCCTGAAGTAATCGATGAAATTTTAACCCTAGGAGGAACAGAAGTGATCTGGCTCCAATTAGGTATTTCCCATCCTGAAGCCGAGAAAAAAGCAGAAGAAGCAGGAATCCGTGTTGTTTCTAATCGTTGCCTCATCATCGAACATAGAAATTATTTTTAAAAGGTTAAGGTCTAGAAATTATTTTTTTACCAAACCAAACGAAGGGAAGATAGGATAACAAACTAAGTACTACAAACCAAAGGGGCTGACCCGGTAGGAAAATAAAAAAATTAAAAGAACCTGCCAGAGTAAGAATACAACCTAACAAAATCACCATGAGCGAGTTGTGATTTTTGCTAAGTTTCATTGTGATCATTCCTCCAATGAATGAACCAAAAACATATCCGAGATAAACGGGGAGATACGCTGACGTTGGTAAGTTGGTCATGAACTGTTTCAAAAGTTCTGGATTGGCAATGATCTCATCACTTGGAGGTTTTACAAAAAAAGAATTCATAAACTCTAATGTCATCATGATGGCCATTGCCGAAACCAAACCTACAAGTATAGAAAGACTATTTTTAATCACTGGGATACCTACCTTTAATCATTAAAACGTACAATCTATACGAAAAATACAATCCGAAAATTGATGTTTAGTTTTTACTCTTAGCTCGGAAATTTTGCCAAGACCCGCAACTCCATAGAGCCCAAAGGACAAGCACTGGCTGAAAAAACAAACGAATCAATCGGGCTCTATCAGTATCCAAACCAAAAGCACTGATCCCATTCATATATTGGGAAATATTTCCCGGGAAAATTAATACAAAAAACAAAGCAACGACCCAACCAACTTGCACTTGTTTGTTGCGAAGGAAAATCAAAGACAATCCTAAACTGATTTCCACTACCCCCGACAATAAGACTACTAAATCTGCATCAATAGGTAACCAAGTTGGAACTTGAGCCAAAAACTCAGTTCTATGCCATGTTAGGTGGCCAGTTCCAGCGAATGCCAAAAAGGCTCCGAGTAAGATACGTAAAACGGTTTGGAATATAGTCCTTTCGGATGTGTTTGTTTGATTCATGGTAACTTAGACTAAAAATACAATGCTTTGGCCCCTCCGATAAAATCTTCGGGAAATCCCAAACCTATGAGATTGAGTCTTTATCTCATTTAATTCTAGACAATTTAGGAGGAATCCGAAGGAATGGCCGTATGACTTTCCTTTTTGAGAATGACTCTCATATAAAAACTAAATTCTGGAAGCAATCCCCCCATCACCAAGGAATTCTCTTTCGATCCAAATTCATAATCCTCTCCTCCCATATTCTCATTTCTATCCTATTGCTTTTGGCACCTCCTCTCCATCCGCAAGCTAAGGAAAAAACTCCTGAACCTCCACCGAGAGAGACAGAGCCTGTTCCCAATACGGGAACAAAGCCAGTAGAACAAGGAATTCGAGTGACCGGCAAAAAAGATCCGAGAGACCGGGAGATTCTTCGTACTCCCAATAGCATCAGCCGTTTGAACGAACAGGATATCCAAGATGCCGGGATCAACAGAACCAATGATATTGATAAACAAGTTCCCAATTTTTCCATCATTGATTCTGGATCACGTAACTTTACATATTTTAACATTAGAGGGATGCGAAGTATTGCCTTCAGTGAACCCGCAGTAGGATTGATTTTAGATGGGGTTCCACTCAATGATAATGTTGCACTTAACACTGAGTTATACGGATTAGAAAACATTGAAGTGTATCGAGGAAGTCAAGCAACCCTGTTTGGAAAAAACTTTCAAGGAGGGGTAGTTGAAATTCGCACGAAAAAACCAACGAATGTCGCTGAAGGAAAAATTACTTATGATGCAGGAAATTATAAAAAACAAGAAACGTCTGCTTATTATAATGCACCCATCATCAAAGATAAATTATTTTTTGGAATTGCTGGAAAAACGACAGAACGTGAAGGATATCTTTCCAATATAACTGGATTTTATTATCCGAATAATCGTCCCTATGAACTTCCCGTAGAGATTTATAAAACTCACCCCGATGGTAGGAAGGGACAAGCTGGACGATTTCGATTATACTTTACTCCCAATGAAATTTTTGAAGCAGACTTACAAATAAGCGCAGAAAGTTTCGACGATGGATCGTTAAACTTAGTAAATTATTTGGGTGCCAAATCAGAAAGAGAAAAAGCTTTATTGCAAGGTTGTGTCGCCATGCCTTCCAACTGCTCCAAGTTATATGGAACATATACCAACAGAGTTAACGGAGATAGAAAAGTATACTGGGATTATGAAGGGAAAAGTAACGTCACCGGAAATACATACTCTTTAGCAACGACCACAAAATTACCTCATGCCAATCTAAAAACAGCATCTGCAATACGTAAAATGGACATTGATCCAATCACTGCAGATTCTGACTTTACGACAACCGATCAGAACAGATCCATTTACGTAGAAAAAGCAACTACCTTTCTCAATGATGTGTATATTGAATCAAAAGACAAACATGATCCATTACAATTTAAAGCAGGTATTTACGCTTCCAATAAAATCACAAATATTGACCAAGCAAGAGAACATAGATCTTCAATTTATGTGATCAATGATTTTCCAGGTCTTACTTCTCCTGCAAGAGAAAAGAATTTATCAAGACTTCAAGACAGAAATATAAGTTTTTATACACATAACAGTTATACATTTGCTGAAAAATTTACAGTAACAATTGGTGCCCGTCTTGAAAGACAAGAAAGTCGTCTTTCCCATACGGAACAAGCGGTAGGAATTTCCCGCAACAACAATCCTTTAGGTGAAACACTTGTATTGTCAGACCCATATACAATTAACAATCGCTATAATTACAATGTCTCAAGGTTCATTTTTGATTATAAACCAATTGAAAACTTAATGTTTTTTATTGGTTTTAGCCGGGGATATAAAAATGCAGGTTATAGCACCGTTGTTAATATTCCTGACAAAGCAAGTTTTAGACCTGAAATCAATGATACGATTGAAGCCGGAATCAAATCAGAATTTTTTAAAGGAAAGTTCGGATTAAAATATACACAGTTTTATACTGAAACACAGGACTTTCATGTAGTTCGGGCCATCAACCTTTCCCAATATGTAAACCTCAATGCTGAGCTTGTCACTATCAGAGGATATGAATTAGAAACATTTATTAAACCACATAAAGATGCAAAGATAGGACTCTCTGCTGGTTATACGGAAGGAATTTTCAATAAGTTTTATGACTCAGTGCTAAATCGTGACTTCAATGGGAAGTGGGTTCATTTCATTCCGAAATACGATATTGTAAGTTATCTCCAATATAGAAACGAATATGGGATGTTCTTTCGTGGAGAGTTTCAAGCTGTTGGCCAAATGTATTTTGCAGCAGATAACACTGTATATAGCGATCCATATTATGTAATCAACTCAAGGGTGGGATATGAAACAGATACAATATCCGCCTACCTTTACATGAACAATATGAACGATCGGTATTACTTCACATCTTATATTGATGGAACCTTTCAAGCTGTACCTGGTGCACCCAAAACCTACGGATTTATGTTAACGTATAAAATTTAAATTTCTGGAGACAAATATGAAAACAAAATTAAAAACCCTTCTCACACTAATCACTCTTGGATTAACTCTTTTCCAATGTGATTTATTTGATCCTAAGTCAAAAGTTACCGGCGATGACCTGGTTTCCATGTTAGCTCTGCAACAAATCAATGCAAATAGTATGAGTGAAGCACAAAGACTTGGACTAAACGTTGCATATAGCCATAGGTTTAGTATCAAAAATGGCCCGCACTTGTTTTGCCGTGAGTATTCAACTGCTTACTTAGAAAAACAAGCAGAATGGGAAAAAGATATGGAGCAAACATATGCTACTATTGGTAATGCAATAGGTATAGAAATCGTAGTAGAACGAATGAGTGGACCTTGTGCTGTCACTAATAAAGTAGCAGCATGTCATTATGACGGAGTGGACGGAATCAACGATCTTATTCCTTATGCCTACACGACTGAAGGTGAACATAAATATTTAATTCCAGCAAACGCTTACTATGGAGTAACGGATCTGAAAAGTGCGAAAGAAGCCTGCGAAAGATTCAAAGGTACTTACGTTTGTTACGATCCAAGCAAGTGTTGGCAATAAACTAAAATTATACAGAAGAACTCAAAGGAATCTTTTGGGTTCTTCTTCTTTTATTCTTTCTCTTAATATAAAATATACTAATTCCACTAATCGAAAGTATTGCAGGCGAAAGCCCACCGATCACCCAAACTACTTTACTGAAATGATTTGCAAATGTTCCGAAATGAAGCGGACGAAATGAATCCAATACTTGATTCCAAAATCCTTCTTTTGCCATATCGACTTTATCAAATAGATTCTTTGATTTTACATTATATCGAATGTAAGAACCATACCGACTTTCCCATCCAGGAGAATTAAAACGATTCCCATAAATTCCGATTGGCTCATCTTTTGAGTGGTGTGGAAACGAAATATATCCCAATCGAAATCCAGGTATTTCTATTTTTGTTCGTTCCACCAATTGATTAATCGATTCTTCTCTAGCCCATAAATGGTGAACTACTTTTTCTTCTGGAAAACTTAGTATCACCGTGTCTCGCAAACTCCACCATCCACCAGTGATAGCTAAAATCAAATGAAACCAGACTGCATTAATACCAACGAACTTATGTAAGTCGGAAAAAAGGATTTGTTTACTTTCTTTCCATCGAAGGCGAAACAAACTTACCCAAAATCGTTTATAAAGTTTAATCCCGCTGATTGCTAAAAATAAATAGATCAAAGCAATACATCCAGTAAGAAAATAACCCACTCCACCTAAAAAAAGACTATAATGTAAAACTAGTAAAAACCCATATACACTATCACTTCGATCCTCTTTCATTTTTCCAATAACCTTACCATTGTAAGGATTGATTAAATAAACAGATTCACGACTGGGGATTTCTAAATTATGAAACCAAACTTGGTCAGCTTGGTCTTTTAAGTCGGATACCAACCAACCGGCAACACTTCCTTCTGGAATTTGTTCTAACAGTTGTTTGTAAAGTGTATCTAAAGGCAACCGATCCCTTTCAACTAAAATGGAGTGGGAACCTGTAAGAGACTGGATTTCCTTTCCATAAACCAATAGGGATCCAGTCAGACCCAAAACCAAAAGGAAACTCGCTCCCAAAATTCCGAGAACCATATGTAACTGATACCAAGTTTTTGCCTTCACGAACCACCGACTCCTTAGGGGATAGAGCCATATTATTGAGATCGGGTCTCATTTTCAAGTAAATCTTTACTTCTGTGGTTTCCTCTTGGGTTTTCGATTTTTACGCTTTTTCCATCGAATGAGTTAACATTTCTCGAATGATTTTGTTCACTTCTGGGCGACAACTTCCACAACCAGTGCCGGCCCCTGTTGTAGTCATAATGGATTCTAAATTGCATGCGCCATTTTTGAATTCGTCTTCTATATTTCCTCGACCCACACTGTTACAAGAACAGACAAGTGCACCTTTCGGTGGTTTGGTGGCGGTTCCTCCAGAGAGTAACTTCTCTCTTTTGTCCCCAAGTTCTATCCCACTTGCAATCAGATTCTTATATTCAACAAATTCTGCTTTGTCCCCAATGAGAATGGCTCCTACTAACTTATCGCCCTTCACAATGCATTTTTTATAACGCCTTCTCTTTCGATCCAAAAATACAATCTCTTCGTATTCATCGGAAAGATTTTCGAATGATACACCTGGAAGGCGTAGTGATACCAACTCCAATCCAGGAATTTTTAATAGATTGGAATGGAGTGATCCGGAGTAAGTTTTATATTTATAACCAAATATATGTGAGGCGGCAACTTTTGCCTGTTCCTCTGCGGCAAGGACTGTCCCGTAAACACCACTGGCATGCTCTGCCACTTCCCCAATAGCATAAATGTCAGGATCACTTGTTTGTAAAAATTCATTTACTTTGATCCCTTCCCCTAATTCAAATCCCAAACCTTTGGCCAAATGCAAATTAGGACTTGTTCCCATCGCATAAACAATTCCATCCGGATGTAATTTTCGCCCATCTTTTAACTCTACATTGGTGATACGACCATACCCATTCACTTTCGAAATTTCAGAATTAAAAAGTACTTCGATCCCTCTATTTAAAATTTCGTCTTTTAAGATATCACAAGCAACTGAATCCAGTTGTTTGGACATAAGTCTATCAGTGCGAACAAGAACTGTTACTTTAACATTTAAGGTCTTAAGTGCTGCTGCAAGTTCTAACCCGAGAAGACCACCACCTACAATGAGTGCATGAGAATCAGGAACAAAAAAACCTTTAATTCGATCGGCATCTGTTTTAGCACGTAAACTAAAGACCCCCACCATATCCGGTGTTATGGATTTGGGAACTTGAGGAGAACTTCCAGTAGCAAGGATGAGTTTGTTATATGAGTGAGAATTACCAAAAGCATCTTTTACAATTTTTGCTTCCGGTAAAATGTCAGTAACAGAAGTAGAAGTATATAGATTGATATTCCAAGAGACAACTTCATCTGAATCTGCACTCGAAAGTTCATGAAATTCTTTTTCTCCGCTGATAAAATCAGGAAGAAGGATTCTATTATATAAAGGATTTTCTTCCTTACAAATTACTGTGATTTCATCTTCGGGAGCTAATTCTTTATAATTTTTAATAAATGCATGGGTACTATTTCCCCCACCAATGATTAGAATTTTTTCTTTTTCTTTGGCATACGGTTTTACCTGCACTGCCGAGATTTTGAAACCTGGTTGTTTGGAAAAAGGATCAAAACTTTTACTTGTTAGGTTGTTTGCTCGAGACTCATCGTTTTTATTTTTTTTCCCCCAATGCATGGGTAAAAAAACTGTACCTTGTTTGATGGTGTCTGTGATTTTTGCCCGAACTCGCACCACACCTCTTTCATTTGAAACTTCAGCAATCCCACCATCAATGATTTCGATTCGTGTTGCATCTTCTGGATGGATTTCCAGATAAGGTTCCGATTTGTGTTCCATGAGCTTTTGCACTTTGCCCGTTCGAGTCATGGTATGCCACTGGTCTCGGATTCGTCCTGTAGTTAAAATGAAAGGATACTCTTCTGAAGTTTTTTCTGAAGTATCTTCTGGGGATATATCAAAGATCTTTGCTTTTCCATTAGCACGATAGAAGATATGATCAGAAAACAAACGGGGAGTTCCTCCGTGGTCTTTGTGAGGATAAGGCCACTGTACAGAGCGTTTTTCTTTTAGAATGGAATAGTTGAGTCCACTAATATCAATTTTGGTATTCTCTGTTAGTGCACAATGTTCTAGAAACACATCTTCCTCTGAATTGTAATCGAAGGAAGAACCAAAACCCATTTTCTCTGCAAATTTTTGAATGATAAGAGTATCCGCAAGTGCCTCACCCGGCGGGTCTAATATCTTTGCAAGATAAGTCACACGACGATCGGAATTGGTCATGGTTCCCTGTTTTTCAGCCCAACCTGCTGCAGGAAGAACATAATCTGCGTAGGGAATGGCAGAAGAATTCATTGATATATCTTGCACAACCACTAGTTCTGCGGCACGTAACCCTTGTTCTACCATGCGAGCATCAGGTAAACTTGTGGTCGGATTTGTACAAATGATCCATACCGCCTTCATCTTTCCGGTGCGAAGGTTTTCAAACATCTCCACTGCAGTAAACCCAGGTTTACTTTGAATGACTTCAGTTTGTACTCCCCAAAACTTAGCTACTTCTTCCCTATGATTTGCATTACTCAAATCACGGTGTGCTGGCAACAAATTGGAAAGTCCACCAACTTCCCTTCCTCCCATGGCATTGGGTTGGCCAGTAAGAGAAAAAGGGCCACTTCCTGGTTTTCCAATTTTACCAGTTAACAAAGATAAGTTGATTAGTGCCAGGTTTTTGTTAACACCGACCACACTTTGGTTTAGCCCCATTGCCCATAAGGATAAAAATCCTTTCGCATGGCCAATGAAATTGGCAGTCAAACGAATGTCGTCCGAAGGGATTCCGCAAGTATTTGCCGCAGATTCTAAATCAAAATTTAAAAGAAGAGTTTTTAATTCCTCAAAACCTTCTGTATGAGATTGGATAAATTCATTATCAATCCAACCATTATCGATAAGAACTTTTGCAATCGCATGGAAAAGGTAAATATCAGTCCCTGGATGGATTTGTAAATGGAGGTCCGCATCCTCGCATGTGTCTGTCCGTCTTGGATCGACTACTATGATCTTTACATCTGGATTGTTTTTTTTGTGAGCTTCGATTCTACGAAATAATATGGGGTGACACCATGCTGGATTGGCACCTGCGATTAGAAAACAATCGGCAAGTTCAATGTCTTCATAAGCAATCGGTACACTGTCTTCCCCCAATGCCATTTTGTATCCCACAACCGCCGAACTCATACAAAGCCTTGAGTTTGTATCAATATTATTACTGCCGATAAAACCTTTGATGAGTTTGTTTATGATATAATATTCTTCTGTCAGGAGTTGGCCTGAGACATAGAATCCCACAGAGTCCGGTCCATAAGTTTGAATCAATTTTCTGAATTTGTCGGCAATTCCTGATAGGGCGATTTCCCAGCTAACTTTTGATAGCGGAAGATTCTTATCTTTCCTATGACTTGGATAGAGAATACGATCACTTCTATCCATGACAGTATAATGCAAATTCATTCCCTTAGAACACAATAGTCCCTTGTTCGCTGGATGGTCTTTGTCCCCTTCAATAGATATCTCTGTCGGGCCTAGTTTGTGGACAGTAACACCACAACCAACCCCGCAGTAGGAACAAGTCGATGCATAGGATTCTTGCATTTGCACACAAACAATCAG from the Leptospira terpstrae serovar Hualin str. LT 11-33 = ATCC 700639 genome contains:
- a CDS encoding CoA-binding protein, yielding MFEPPPVSLLKFAIQLTIQRLTSAEPFHFSTCNFLFIFYTLLMNVADTEIKSLLETYQKITVYGLSNDPSKPSHYVPVYIRDKGWEVVGTYPKEHSVGGFTIYPSLKDVPKEDRKFIDVFRSSDKIPEVIDEILTLGGTEVIWLQLGISHPEAEKKAEEAGIRVVSNRCLIIEHRNYF
- a CDS encoding RNA-binding protein, translating into MIKNSLSILVGLVSAMAIMMTLEFMNSFFVKPPSDEIIANPELLKQFMTNLPTSAYLPVYLGYVFGSFIGGMITMKLSKNHNSLMVILLGCILTLAGSFNFFIFLPGQPLWFVVLSLLSYLPFVWFGKKIISRP
- a CDS encoding DoxX family protein, which translates into the protein MNQTNTSERTIFQTVLRILLGAFLAFAGTGHLTWHRTEFLAQVPTWLPIDADLVVLLSGVVEISLGLSLIFLRNKQVQVGWVVALFFVLIFPGNISQYMNGISAFGLDTDRARLIRLFFQPVLVLWALWSCGSWQNFRAKSKN
- a CDS encoding TonB-dependent receptor; translation: MTFLFENDSHIKTKFWKQSPHHQGILFRSKFIILSSHILISILLLLAPPLHPQAKEKTPEPPPRETEPVPNTGTKPVEQGIRVTGKKDPRDREILRTPNSISRLNEQDIQDAGINRTNDIDKQVPNFSIIDSGSRNFTYFNIRGMRSIAFSEPAVGLILDGVPLNDNVALNTELYGLENIEVYRGSQATLFGKNFQGGVVEIRTKKPTNVAEGKITYDAGNYKKQETSAYYNAPIIKDKLFFGIAGKTTEREGYLSNITGFYYPNNRPYELPVEIYKTHPDGRKGQAGRFRLYFTPNEIFEADLQISAESFDDGSLNLVNYLGAKSEREKALLQGCVAMPSNCSKLYGTYTNRVNGDRKVYWDYEGKSNVTGNTYSLATTTKLPHANLKTASAIRKMDIDPITADSDFTTTDQNRSIYVEKATTFLNDVYIESKDKHDPLQFKAGIYASNKITNIDQAREHRSSIYVINDFPGLTSPAREKNLSRLQDRNISFYTHNSYTFAEKFTVTIGARLERQESRLSHTEQAVGISRNNNPLGETLVLSDPYTINNRYNYNVSRFIFDYKPIENLMFFIGFSRGYKNAGYSTVVNIPDKASFRPEINDTIEAGIKSEFFKGKFGLKYTQFYTETQDFHVVRAINLSQYVNLNAELVTIRGYELETFIKPHKDAKIGLSAGYTEGIFNKFYDSVLNRDFNGKWVHFIPKYDIVSYLQYRNEYGMFFRGEFQAVGQMYFAADNTVYSDPYYVINSRVGYETDTISAYLYMNNMNDRYYFTSYIDGTFQAVPGAPKTYGFMLTYKI
- a CDS encoding LIC_11695 family lipoprotein — encoded protein: MKTKLKTLLTLITLGLTLFQCDLFDPKSKVTGDDLVSMLALQQINANSMSEAQRLGLNVAYSHRFSIKNGPHLFCREYSTAYLEKQAEWEKDMEQTYATIGNAIGIEIVVERMSGPCAVTNKVAACHYDGVDGINDLIPYAYTTEGEHKYLIPANAYYGVTDLKSAKEACERFKGTYVCYDPSKCWQ
- a CDS encoding PepSY-associated TM helix domain-containing protein codes for the protein MKAKTWYQLHMVLGILGASFLLVLGLTGSLLVYGKEIQSLTGSHSILVERDRLPLDTLYKQLLEQIPEGSVAGWLVSDLKDQADQVWFHNLEIPSRESVYLINPYNGKVIGKMKEDRSDSVYGFLLVLHYSLFLGGVGYFLTGCIALIYLFLAISGIKLYKRFWVSLFRLRWKESKQILFSDLHKFVGINAVWFHLILAITGGWWSLRDTVILSFPEEKVVHHLWAREESINQLVERTKIEIPGFRLGYISFPHHSKDEPIGIYGNRFNSPGWESRYGSYIRYNVKSKNLFDKVDMAKEGFWNQVLDSFRPLHFGTFANHFSKVVWVIGGLSPAILSISGISIFYIKRKNKRRRTQKIPLSSSV
- a CDS encoding nitrate reductase gives rise to the protein MQESYASTCSYCGVGCGVTVHKLGPTEISIEGDKDHPANKGLLCSKGMNLHYTVMDRSDRILYPSHRKDKNLPLSKVSWEIALSGIADKFRKLIQTYGPDSVGFYVSGQLLTEEYYIINKLIKGFIGSNNIDTNSRLCMSSAVVGYKMALGEDSVPIAYEDIELADCFLIAGANPAWCHPILFRRIEAHKKNNPDVKIIVVDPRRTDTCEDADLHLQIHPGTDIYLFHAIAKVLIDNGWIDNEFIQSHTEGFEELKTLLLNFDLESAANTCGIPSDDIRLTANFIGHAKGFLSLWAMGLNQSVVGVNKNLALINLSLLTGKIGKPGSGPFSLTGQPNAMGGREVGGLSNLLPAHRDLSNANHREEVAKFWGVQTEVIQSKPGFTAVEMFENLRTGKMKAVWIICTNPTTSLPDARMVEQGLRAAELVVVQDISMNSSAIPYADYVLPAAGWAEKQGTMTNSDRRVTYLAKILDPPGEALADTLIIQKFAEKMGFGSSFDYNSEEDVFLEHCALTENTKIDISGLNYSILKEKRSVQWPYPHKDHGGTPRLFSDHIFYRANGKAKIFDISPEDTSEKTSEEYPFILTTGRIRDQWHTMTRTGKVQKLMEHKSEPYLEIHPEDATRIEIIDGGIAEVSNERGVVRVRAKITDTIKQGTVFLPMHWGKKNKNDESRANNLTSKSFDPFSKQPGFKISAVQVKPYAKEKEKILIIGGGNSTHAFIKNYKELAPEDEITVICKEENPLYNRILLPDFISGEKEFHELSSADSDEVVSWNINLYTSTSVTDILPEAKIVKDAFGNSHSYNKLILATGSSPQVPKSITPDMVGVFSLRAKTDADRIKGFFVPDSHALIVGGGLLGLELAAALKTLNVKVTVLVRTDRLMSKQLDSVACDILKDEILNRGIEVLFNSEISKVNGYGRITNVELKDGRKLHPDGIVYAMGTSPNLHLAKGLGFELGEGIKVNEFLQTSDPDIYAIGEVAEHASGVYGTVLAAEEQAKVAASHIFGYKYKTYSGSLHSNLLKIPGLELVSLRLPGVSFENLSDEYEEIVFLDRKRRRYKKCIVKGDKLVGAILIGDKAEFVEYKNLIASGIELGDKREKLLSGGTATKPPKGALVCSCNSVGRGNIEDEFKNGACNLESIMTTTGAGTGCGSCRPEVNKIIREMLTHSMEKA